TCACTGAGAAcgctgttttgtttgtttatttctgtGTCATGACCAAAGCTTCACCAGCTGACTACTGAGGCAGTTAATTAGCTCTGAATACCTCCTGGAAATAGGTTATGGTGCTGGCAACGGGCTTGTAAATGGCATGTTTTTGGACTGCCAGGAAGAGTAAGCACCTGTATTCTCTGAAAGGTTGATGTTGTTTGCTGACAGAAGATGTCAGAGGGAGCTTCAAGGAAGGGTTTTGCCCAAGTTCTTAGCagcatccatttttttttttttttaaatcatagaTGGTACTTTTGAATAACAACTAGAAAAATACATGTTTAGCTATACAGGGAAGTTGTGAGCTCATAGCAACTTGGCACAACTAAAGAGGTTATTATGTTTTACTTCCTCGAACAAGAAATGCACAGATTGCTTTAAGGGTTGCCTGAGTTTGTACCATTAATTAATCCAGCCTAGGAAGATATGAAGTCATGTATTATTTGGTCCTATATTTTGAAGGCAGGACTGTCTCACTGGTCTGCTTTATATGAAAAATCCACAATACAGACAAAGCTTGTGTTGGAAATCTATACTGGTAAACAATAGATAAGTTGGTGTGTTTCTTCAATATACTGGTGTTACccatagagcacagaaaaggCATGAACGTGGTTTTGTAAAGGTGGCAGTGCCCAACACTTCGGGTCGTTCAAGCATTTGAAAGGCCTCCTCAGCTTGTAGCCATCATTTGAGTCCTGTATTTCCTGTGCTCAGCAGGTTTGTGTTTGAAACTGATGGATTAGAATAGTACATGGAACCAGAAATTCAGAGAGCATTACACATCAGAACAAATTTGCCTTGCTGCTTACACACAGGGCGATTTCTAAATTTCTACTTTCATTGCTTGCTGTTGTTCAGCATCTTGATGTTCATAAGGCCTGAACATCCTCAGTTACTAGCAAGTGCTCCCACTTCAGACTTTGCCCTCTTACATACAAAGATTCTTGTTTAGACAGAGGTTTATGTACCCTTGAGAGGGAAGTGTGcttttgattttatttgtttatttaaccTTAAATAGAAACAATTTCCCTTGAGCTTTTCACCCTGTTGGCACACGACAACATCCACAGCTACTGAAAGGAAAGTTAATGTGCAGCTGGTGGCATTCCCTTCACTACTTTTACAGTCTCTCAGTTTTATTCAGACGGTACCTGTTCTTATTTTTTAGAGACAAGAGTGGATTCAGGAAACAAAGTAGAATGTAGTaaaaactggaaataaaaatagattttaagATTAAAATGTGCCAATATTTGTACATGAAGTATCATAAATCAGCTTACTTAATCAATAAAAGTTTAAACTAAAAGAAGAGAGATAATACAGAGTTCCTTGATGATGTGTAATTCATATGTAGTTGGGTTGCCTGACTATTGCAAATGAAGATCAACAACAGCAATTATGGGTGTGGTATGAAAGTCTTTAAGGAGTACTGACACCTGAGATTGCAGCTGAGTAACAAATACATCTCTTTGTTTCCTCCCTCAGTGTAATAAAAAGTTTTCTATTTTGAGGGCATTTCAATTTTACCGTTGTCTATAAACTCTCAATAACCATGTTGTGGTAAGTAGTATTGCTGGTAGAAATAGATGCTGCTGGGCTGATGTAGGTTAACCTTGCTTGATAGAAAGTAAATGTTACTGGAAGCATAAATCTAAGTTGTCTTAACTAATTGTAAATTAACCAGTGCAAGTGGAAGAAATAGTCTGTTGCTATGAAAAcccatgaaaattaatttactttCATGTCAGGATAGAAGAATGACTGTACAGTATTCTGTGTTCCCATGGGTTAGGCTGCCTCCAGTATCTTGGCCATTGTTGCTGGTTGTGTGCTGTAGTGGCTACACAAGCACACAGCTTCTAATTCAATGAGCAGAGACAGCTAGTGGAAACTTGGGCGTTTGTTCCCATTTCTGCTATGATCTATTATTGATTTAGTATgctgtatttttcttaaattttattttctatttctagcactttttttttttagtttaagtTGAAGTTCTTTGCGACTGTTTCCACAATATCTTGATTTTGGGTTAAGCATTTCCATGTGTTAAAGTGTAAATAATAACCCCAAGTCCATctctttgtttggtttttgcatATTTTCTCATAGTATTTTTAGAGTAGAACCTAAAAGTGTATTTCTGTCATGAATATTGGACTTGGAAGATTTACGTGTTAGGTGTGTGCAAGGTATGGTGTCATAATTTTCTTGGTTCTTTTGGTACCTTTCTTCAGCCCTAGGTATCTGCCCATTTTGAAAAGTTGCTAGTAAAGGGAGCATGGAAGATGTCTCTGAAAATATGGATGGTTAACTGAAACAgcaaacttatttttaaagaaaagtaaaCCGAAGTGTAACAATAGATGCCGATATAAGACCTAAATTTGCCTGGAAATGCTCTTGCCATTGAGACTACAGAAAGCCTCTGTtgccaaaataaaccaaaacaaagaaaagctaAAACCTGTTgtgaatgaagaagaaaaaaaagaattctgtaGAAGATCTGCCGAATGCGTTAATCTATATTGTACATTAGTGGGCAATCTCCTAATTTTATGACTGAGGTATTAGGCGGTTTGTTTTCTTATGTATATGAGGGAACAAGAAGTCATCAAGAAAACTGAGTGTAAAGAATAAGAAAATTGAATTGTACATTCTAAAGCTTTTCTCTCTGACAGACTTTGTCTGCTATTTATTAAAGCTTACCTTGATTGTTTATTTTCTCCCAGTTCTGAAAAGTTGACTAGAATCCTTCAAAAACACTGTTTTTACTTTTCACTGATTCTAGTACAGTCTGGAGAGTTAAGACTAAGCTTAATTGGTCACATGCTTATttcatttttgtgtgtgtgcattttaaTTCAGATGAAATTTCTTTCTTATGGTAACATTATTTAaaatagtttaatttttaattccctttgttggaagctttttcttttaagtaaaAGGGTTGACTGAACAAAAAGGTGACAGAATTCTCTGAAATACTTTGTCAGCTAGAATTGTTGGTGCCAGCTGTGTTGTGTCCAGTTGAAAAGGAAATTTCATAGACAACCTCttggtttaatttttcttgtaaTATATGATTACTTAGACTAGTCACTTCTTTGTTACTGCAGTTATGCTTGCTATTCTTCATATTTTTTGCTCTGTGTAATactgcttgttttctttgtcctttaGGCTACCAGTATCACCATCCCTCCAAGATGAGTAACAGCCATCCACTTCGTCCTTACACAGCTGTGGGGGAGATCGACCACGTTCACATTCTGTCAGAGCATATTGGTGCTCTAATGAACGGGGAGGAATACAGTGACGTTACCTTTATTGTGGAAAAGAAGCGCTTCCCGGCACACAGAGTGATCCTGGCTGCTAGATGCCATTATTTCAGGTGAAGTAAGGCTTTTTGTCAGGCTCACAGGAAATTTTTATGCAGATGAGATAAACATTGTTTCTCTATGAACTTTTCAGGGTGTAATCATCTGTCCATTGCGTGTGACCTTTTCTGTGTGAATGTTTCCCAGCACATCAAATCATTTTGTTCAAATAGAAAAAGATAAATACCATGTCACAGTGTTATTCTTTTGACCTTCATTAAATTGGATTTTGAAGGTAGTTTCACAAATTCAAGAGAAAGATAGCTTGAGAACAGGAAGGTACTACTGCAAAATTGTTTTGATTTCTCAGAGTATAAATAGTGTGTTTCTATGGAATATACTCAATTAGCAAGTTTCATTTTGATGAATTGGAATTGAGAAGAAGTTTGGCTGAAACAGActagaatatatattttaaaactagGAATAATACTAATCCAGGTTTTTTTCAATATAAGAGCTGGACATTTTTCaatagaaatgtattttctaaAGCTTCCTGGTAATCTTATTCCAGTGAATTTTGTCAGAGAGTTAAGCTActaactaaactaaactaaactctCTTCCTTACAGAGCATTATTGTATGGAGGAATGAGAGAATCTCAGCCTGAAGCAGAAATTCCTCTTCAGGACACCACTGCAGAGGCATTTACCATGCTGTTGAAATACATTTACACTGGTCGTGCTACACTACGAGATGAGAAAGAAGAGGTTCTTCTAGACTTCCTAAGCCTGGCACATAAATACGGATTCCCAGAACTGGAGGATTCCACGTCTGAGTATCTTTGCACAATACTTAATATTCAGAATGTCTGTATGACTTTTGATGTTGCCAGTCTTTATTCTCTTCCCAAACTAACTTTTATGTGCTGTATGTTCATGGATAGAAATGCCCAAGAGGTCCTCTCCAGTGAAGGTTTCCTGTCACTTTCTAAGGTATATCTTTTGTttgcacttttttcccccaggactGTTAATTTTAATGTGTATACAATTTTGTGATGAAATACTAATGGGGGCACCAATTAAAAACTTATGTTAGTTCATAGCTATCATTTTATACTAGTGAAACTGTGATGGTTAGAAATATTCAAGACAAGCTGAACTGAAAATTTTGGCAATCTGTTCTGAATTTTTTAGGTATTGACCAGTCAGTATAGCTAAATATAGTAAATCTAATGGTGTGTTCTAGAAGATGGCAGCAGGCAATCTAATCTTAATTTGTCTTATTTCATGTCTTCCTGATATAATTTGGCTTCTGAATGCTGCACAGAGGAAGTCAAATACAGACTTGAATATGACAGGAGATACTTTGTTCTATTAATTTCTTGATATAGACTTCTTTCATGATGGGTGATTTTCTGCTGGATAAACTAAAGCATTCTGGAGATGACTGTGATTTATACTGCTGATTGTCATCATGTTCTGAACTTGCTGAATATGGTGGTGTGGTAGAGTGCTTTGGGTTTGTGTGTTTTTTGTTAGATGTGTAAATATTTGTGACTGAGTCAGGCTGTTCTATGAAGTTGAAATTTTCACTTACTCCGGTGGGGTCTTTGGGCTGGACATAATAGTGACAGAGTGTTTTCAAGTAGTGTTTGcgtgaagcagcagaacacCTTGAATGAGTGATGCTTTAACTGGGGGtttttaaagtgatttttcttAGTGGAAAAGCTGTGAAGGGTTTATTCCTTGAATGAGTATATGACACTGCTCTGCTAACTTACCTGTTGTATaaggaaaaaagatttttttctctctctgtactTTGTCATGTGCAGTTTGTTAAATCTGAGCTCTGAGAGCATGTTATCAATAAAGAAATGAGCAAACATCATTCATCAGGAAGTGCACACTTTGAGGTCTTTGGCATAGCCAGTCCAGGTATATCTGAGAgatctttcctttttctagGCAAGCTCCTGATTATTCTACTAGCTAAGTGAAAATCAAAAAGCTATCTGATTATTTTTGTTCTCATTTTGCAGTCAGTTGGTTTTCTACATGAATAAGAGCCACTGGAGTTTTTACCTGCTGATTCTTAGTTGGCACcaaaagacagagagaaaaattgTGACAGACAGAAATCCCAAGTAGTTAGAAGTggttaaaaaaaagtgattccaagcaacacttttttttctcatcagtGTTCTTATAGCAACCTAAGtttaaaggaatattttgaactgtACTGCCAAGTTCCCAAATCTTGTAATGTTCCAAAGTAAACTTGAACTACTGAATGGTATTATATTGATTTGATTAGTTCTCtacatttcattttcttctagTGGTTTTGTAATATTGCCTATTATTTTGGTCATGGATTCTGTAATTCTTGCATAACTAAAACAAGCTACAATTTCAGGGAGTCACTCCTTTAGAGATTATTTTTGATagctaaaatttaaaatagcCATTACTTTTTGCCTTATTTGAATTTcccttgattaaaaaaataaaattcaatttaatttctgtttatttagGGGGtacatttttttgttcttatttctctttttcaggcTGCTCTTCTAAGTATTGTACTGAGAGACTCATTTGCAGCTCCTGAAAAGGACATTTTCCAAGCTTTGATGAACTGGTGTAAACATAACCCCAAGGAAAACCATGCTGAAATCATGCAAGCAGTACGTTTGCCACTAATGAGTCTAACAGAACTACTGAATGTTGTAAGACCTTCTGGATTGTTGTCACCTGATGCCATCCTAGATGCCATTAAGATTCGTTCTGAGAGTCGGGACATGGACCTCAACTACAGGGGCATGTTAAGTAAGCAtcagattttttgtttgtttccttctcaTGTAGTGACTGTAGTTGTCTGGAGGATGTGGTTAATTTGTGCTTTGAGTTTTCATTTATTGCTGTGTGTTATAAAAGGCTTACAATATGAAACATCTTGTTATGTAACTGTTCATGCCGTTTTTATTCCTTTATATTAgtcaattattttcttgctttgtaTCTCAGATACTGCTCAAACATGAATGTAACACCATTTTCCTAGAGGAAGTGGTAATTTAGTAGAAAAAGTTTTACAAAaacattgaaaataaaaattaattggcTGTGAGATACATGATATTTAAATGATTTTATGTTGATAGTGACTTGTTTTCTTCATAACTATATTTATAATTTCTCCACTACTTATGACTTTTCACTTACTCTTTACCTGTTTGTCTAAATAGTTAAACAAGTCTCTGAAATTGTTTTAGTGGAAGCCTAAGAAATGTAAGAAGCCTTGtgtttgactttttttctgtgctctCTGTTAATTCAACAAGAGTATCTAACACTcaagctttaaaaatatattcttagCCATCTAATGTGTGATTTATACGGAGAATTTGGACCAATAAAAATTAAGTTAAATGTTCTTTAAGAGCCTGTGCTGTATTCTCAGTCATGCATGATGAGCACTGAAAACTACTGCTATCTCAGAATTGCATATTCCCTTTGTTCTCCCTTAGAAGTTACAGTTATTAATATTTAACCATATGAGTTAATATTAGGATATTGTAAAAGTCTTCTCATGCAAGACTTTCTGTTGACATTGCAGTAGATAAATTTGAATAAGTCAAATGGTCTTTTCTGGCTTCTTTTCCTGGATATGTATCTCCACAATAACGTGCTCCTAATCGCAGCTTTTCCGAGAGTGgaatttctttgttgttttagtACTCATTCAGAACCTTGGAACTTTTTCTATTTGTGGAAACATTGACGACCACTTACCACTTCAAATTCTGTTCTTTATATGTCAAATTTTTAACACCCAGTTAAAATTCATACTTCTGTTGCCAACCTGCCTGAAAAGTTTGGGGTAGCTTTTCATCTTTAGCTTTCAGATCGTATTTTCTAGCATCTCTCCTCAAAGATGGCTGTTGAAAATGTCTTTTGAAGAGGGTAGTTTACCGAGTGTTGTTTTGTAGCTGAAGTTAGGGATCGTTATCCCCAGTTAGCTTGAAGGAAGATGTTCCTAGGACACAAGCttattactgtgaaatattGGCATAAAAAACTTGCTTTTCCATCTGGGTTCAAAGCCCAAGTATCCAGAAGTTTCCCACTTCACTTGAGTTCATTTACCTTTGCAGGGTACTGGAAGCTCGTATAGGTATCGAAGGAGCGTGTGTGGCTATACTGCTGTATACACCACTCTGCAAATTCATGATGCATCTTGAGCATTTGATACACATCTTGTACATTTAAATTTCTTCCACTTAGGAGGAGAAAAATCcaataaaacccaaaccaaaagcaaacaaCAGTTGACAAGTACAACAGAATTCTGTAAAATCATGAAGGGGACTGCTACATAATATCACAACTACATAATTATCAGTAAATTAGCAGAACTTTATTACCATAAAACATGTAGGAGATACCAAATTAAACTGAGGAAGCTAAATTTTCTTaatgcctcttttttttctactttactTCTTTTTCCCCTAGAGGATGTGTTTGCAGCCAAGAAAGGATACTACCAATAATCTTTGGTCTGAACTAACAGAGTTGATATCCAGAACATTTAATTTGCAGTATGAGTGTGTAAAATTTAAgcaattatttccttttcttcttagtACCAGGGGAGAATATTGCAACAATGAAATATGGAGCACAAGTTGTGAAAGGGGAGCTGAAGTCTGCTCTTTTAGATGGAGATACTCAGAACTATGACCTGGATCATGGCTTCTCTCGACACCCGATCAACGACGACTGCCGGTCCGGAATTGAAATTAAACTAGGCCAGCCCTCAATAATCAACCACGTACGAATTCTCCTGTGGGACAGAGACAGTCGGTAGGTGCCAAGGTGACATAAAAAGGGAAAGTAATGCATTTTGTACTGGTGATGATGTAGCAGTGCAAACTATAAATATTTTCTGGAAACAGCATGATGGTGTTGGAGATGACTATTGCAagatttatttgaaaaaaacctgatttttaaatgtaattctgGTTACTTACACACCAGACTATATTTTGAGATGTTAAACtaccttaaaatatttaaatattttttatatatttgcaGTTCAAatgttgaaatttttttttgttccaattTTTTCAATACATCAAAACCATTAAGAAATGACACACTTTGACAATAAGATTGGACTTGATCTTAGaaatcttttccagcctaaatgattccgtgattctgtaattcagaGGTAATAAAATTTACTTAGAATGTGAACCACCAACTAATTACAGTAGTTATTAGAACCCACTTCATGGTTACACTGCTGAAATATGAATTATCATAGATGCCTTAGCCAGTTGATGCTGAGCTACTTTAGATTACTATGGAATGTATGAAAATTCGATTTATATACATTTGAACAATTGAGAGCCTGCTTAAGTAGAAAAATTGCAAGGTTCTTTTTATCTGACAAATTTAATATACTAATTTTGTAACCTGCCATGACAAAGATCTTACAATTTAGTAGACAGCTTAGCAGTTATTCATAAGCTATTAAAAACAATATAACAAGCTACTTACACATTTATTACCTACCTTATCACCTTTCTgataaagaattaattttattttcagactaATAGTGTAGAGTTGTAGAACAGTTGCACTTTGCTTTTTCAGCTAAGCCATGTTATTTTAGAACAGGTTATATAAAAGTTTTATTTAGGGTGGGGTTTTTGtaaatttaaattcatttttaaatatgAATTACT
This Aphelocoma coerulescens isolate FSJ_1873_10779 chromosome 3, UR_Acoe_1.0, whole genome shotgun sequence DNA region includes the following protein-coding sequences:
- the BTBD9 gene encoding BTB/POZ domain-containing protein 9 translates to MAKNPNFPEAGNLPTGYIHCRSSDSFTGYQYHHPSKMSNSHPLRPYTAVGEIDHVHILSEHIGALMNGEEYSDVTFIVEKKRFPAHRVILAARCHYFRALLYGGMRESQPEAEIPLQDTTAEAFTMLLKYIYTGRATLRDEKEEVLLDFLSLAHKYGFPELEDSTSEYLCTILNIQNVCMTFDVASLYSLPKLTFMCCMFMDRNAQEVLSSEGFLSLSKAALLSIVLRDSFAAPEKDIFQALMNWCKHNPKENHAEIMQAVRLPLMSLTELLNVVRPSGLLSPDAILDAIKIRSESRDMDLNYRGMLIPGENIATMKYGAQVVKGELKSALLDGDTQNYDLDHGFSRHPINDDCRSGIEIKLGQPSIINHVRILLWDRDSRSYSYYIEVSMDELDWIRVIDHSKYLCRSWQNLYFPARVCRYIRIVGTHNTVNKVFHIVAFECMFTNKSFTLEKGLIVPTENVATIADCASVIEGVSRSRNALLNGDTKNYDWDSGYTCHQLGSGAIVVQLAQPYMIGSIRLLLWDCDDRSYSYYIEVSTNQQQWTMVVDRTKISCKSWQTITFDKQPASFIRIVGTRNTANEVFHCVHFECPAQNSTHKDESSKEVATTEVGTGGQ